The following proteins are co-located in the Sporohalobacter salinus genome:
- a CDS encoding glycosyltransferase family 4 protein: MNIVYVYGRDWPSEKAGINFATYTSHGLVKADSENQVDLLVAKNTEKDYSQVLQDYFFIEPFPSFKVHMIENETCFSETTKFYIKAFRRLMILAKQKQIDAIITRTVKFLPYLYLIKKLYDVKVFYEAHSFYLDPELKDEYDRKKEYLYQKFTLPRLDGIICHQNILKKLYQKYIPEQRYYVARTGIKEVKKIDKLWENEYIGYIGSLYESKGIKELFYALKKVEDKNLKLLIVGGRDHRLNKYYKLADKLGIEDRVEITGWVSRKEVEYHLKRMKMGIVPIQDTFHNRYLTSPMKIFDYFSYGIPVIGSDLPPVREIITDKGGLFYENGNADELADAINYLNSSPKLFYEYSDYILDRAEKLLWEQRGKKIMEFINDCK; the protein is encoded by the coding sequence TTGAATATTGTATATGTTTATGGTAGGGATTGGCCAAGTGAAAAGGCAGGGATTAACTTTGCTACTTATACCTCTCATGGATTAGTTAAAGCAGATTCAGAAAATCAAGTTGATTTATTAGTTGCTAAAAATACTGAAAAAGATTATAGTCAAGTTTTACAGGATTATTTCTTCATTGAACCTTTTCCTAGCTTTAAAGTTCATATGATAGAAAATGAGACTTGTTTTAGTGAAACAACTAAATTTTATATTAAGGCCTTTAGAAGACTTATGATTTTAGCTAAACAAAAGCAAATTGATGCAATTATAACAAGAACAGTTAAGTTCTTACCTTATCTGTATTTGATAAAGAAACTATATGATGTTAAAGTTTTCTATGAAGCCCATAGTTTTTATTTGGATCCAGAATTAAAAGATGAATATGATCGAAAAAAAGAATATTTATATCAAAAATTTACTTTACCTAGACTTGATGGTATTATCTGTCATCAAAATATACTGAAAAAGCTATACCAAAAATATATTCCAGAACAGAGATATTATGTAGCTCGAACAGGAATTAAAGAAGTAAAGAAGATAGATAAGCTGTGGGAGAATGAGTATATTGGTTATATTGGTTCATTATATGAAAGTAAGGGAATCAAGGAGCTTTTCTATGCTTTGAAAAAAGTTGAAGATAAAAATTTAAAGTTATTAATCGTAGGTGGTCGCGATCATAGGTTAAATAAATATTATAAGTTAGCAGATAAATTAGGAATTGAAGATAGAGTAGAAATCACAGGATGGGTTAGTCGTAAAGAAGTAGAATATCATTTAAAGAGAATGAAAATGGGAATTGTGCCTATCCAAGATACATTTCATAATAGATATCTTACTTCTCCAATGAAAATTTTTGATTACTTTTCTTATGGTATTCCAGTAATTGGTAGTGATTTGCCACCGGTGAGAGAAATTATAACTGATAAAGGTGGTTTGTTTTATGAGAATGGTAATGCTGATGAACTAGCAGATGCAATTAATTATCTTAATTCATCACCAAAGTTATTTTATGAATATTCTGATTACATTTTAGATAGAGCTGAAAAATTACTCTGGGAACAAAGAGGAAAGAAAATTATGGAATTTATAAATGATTGTAAGTAG
- a CDS encoding glycosyltransferase family 4 protein yields the protein MKIALVHKKYTTHGGTERYMVGLSNFLVQNGHQVHVFTGSWNEKVADDRITFHKVPCWGKHLGIDKYIFARSVYKKVQKYNFDIVQTFSRVGFGDVIRIGGGCHENYVQRLMGSIDDSLYKLKKRLEYKLSFDDYFTRYYEAKDFKPNNYKKIVAVSQMVKDEVIAKYQVPAEDIIVNHNGVNIKKFHPENQTEYRLKIRKEHGLDKDDLVLLFVGTGFRRKGLEYILKAMTKINGVKLLVVGKGKINRFKRKARELNILSNVIFAGPVSNVEAYYAAGDIFVFPSIYDPCANVSLEAMASGLPLITTQTNGASGIINHGENGFILDNSENVEQLISYIKRLTDQDLRAGMSKAAREKMLDYTKEANHQKMLEVYRQIANKQRSESRIEIK from the coding sequence ATGAAAATAGCTTTAGTTCATAAAAAATATACAACTCACGGTGGTACAGAAAGGTATATGGTTGGGCTATCTAATTTTTTAGTTCAAAATGGACATCAAGTGCATGTTTTTACTGGGAGTTGGAATGAAAAAGTAGCTGATGATAGAATAACTTTTCATAAGGTTCCTTGTTGGGGGAAACATTTAGGAATAGATAAATATATTTTTGCTAGAAGTGTTTATAAGAAGGTTCAAAAATATAATTTCGATATTGTTCAAACCTTTTCTAGGGTTGGATTTGGAGATGTAATTAGAATAGGTGGTGGCTGTCATGAAAATTATGTTCAAAGGTTAATGGGGAGTATAGATGATTCATTATATAAATTGAAAAAGAGGTTAGAGTATAAACTTTCTTTTGATGATTATTTTACTAGATATTATGAAGCTAAAGATTTTAAGCCTAATAACTATAAAAAAATTGTAGCTGTATCCCAAATGGTCAAAGATGAGGTAATAGCTAAATATCAAGTTCCGGCAGAAGATATAATTGTAAATCATAATGGAGTTAACATTAAAAAGTTTCATCCTGAAAATCAGACAGAGTATAGATTAAAAATAAGAAAGGAGCATGGTTTGGATAAAGATGATTTAGTATTATTATTTGTAGGAACAGGATTTAGAAGAAAAGGTTTAGAATATATATTAAAAGCAATGACTAAAATAAATGGAGTTAAGTTATTAGTAGTAGGTAAAGGTAAAATTAATCGTTTTAAGCGTAAAGCTAGAGAACTGAATATTTTATCAAATGTGATTTTTGCAGGTCCTGTTTCTAATGTAGAAGCTTATTATGCAGCGGGGGATATATTTGTTTTTCCTTCTATTTATGACCCCTGTGCTAATGTTTCTCTGGAAGCTATGGCTTCAGGCCTACCTTTAATAACTACTCAAACTAATGGAGCTTCAGGTATAATAAATCATGGAGAGAATGGTTTTATACTTGATAATTCAGAGAATGTTGAGCAATTGATAAGTTATATAAAGAGGTTAACAGACCAAGATTTGAGAGCTGGAATGTCGAAAGCAGCGAGAGAAAAAATGTTGGACTATACCAAAGAGGCTAATCATCAAAAAATGTTAGAAGTTTATCGGCAAATTGCAAACAAACAAAGGAGCGAATCAAGAATTGAAATTAAATAA
- a CDS encoding O-antigen ligase family protein: protein MKLNKLDSILNMVMIVGFVVYALGATNSLGVMNTGLGIAFLAWIIKKIKNFNFKVKSTPYDKYIIFFLLAVLFSFIDSWNLARSIDRFQRYIIPIILFYMLVDLEPDLKMIKRLLGSLFIGMLGSICYGLWQYHLGIRRISSTLFVMEFADLLSFTAIYTIIYGIWGKIKTRSKLFWLLISIILVISLIFTRTRGVWVAFIISLGIILILKERRYFIYFLIGMILFFAIAPYFIPKTYVNRFVSIFNLQTNKSNVTRINLWKGALAIYRNHFINGIGLDNFETAIRMDRYLYKPVLSKASAHNNFLQLAAETGSFGVISFVLLFGVILKQLYTYYRLEKNNNFKLLFLSTIGLVVSYLVHGLTEYNLNDRFVGRVVWFMLAISLLLGKRTDKERIDCEYADN, encoded by the coding sequence TTGAAATTAAATAAATTAGATTCTATTCTAAATATGGTTATGATTGTAGGATTTGTCGTATATGCTCTGGGTGCTACAAATTCTTTAGGAGTTATGAATACTGGTTTAGGTATAGCTTTTTTAGCCTGGATAATTAAAAAGATCAAGAATTTTAATTTTAAAGTAAAAAGTACTCCTTATGATAAGTATATTATCTTTTTTTTATTAGCAGTGTTATTTTCCTTTATTGATAGTTGGAATTTAGCTAGAAGTATTGATCGGTTTCAAAGGTATATAATTCCTATTATTTTGTTCTATATGTTAGTTGATTTAGAACCAGATTTAAAAATGATTAAGAGGTTATTAGGGAGTTTATTTATCGGTATGTTGGGATCAATTTGTTATGGGTTATGGCAATATCATTTAGGAATAAGAAGGATTTCTTCAACTTTGTTTGTAATGGAGTTTGCTGATTTATTATCTTTTACTGCAATATATACTATTATTTACGGAATTTGGGGTAAAATTAAAACAAGAAGTAAATTATTTTGGTTACTGATAAGTATAATATTAGTAATTAGTTTAATCTTTACCCGTACTAGAGGAGTTTGGGTTGCATTTATAATAAGTTTAGGAATTATATTAATTCTTAAAGAAAGAAGATATTTCATTTATTTTCTAATCGGAATGATTTTATTTTTTGCGATAGCACCTTATTTTATACCTAAGACTTATGTTAATCGATTTGTAAGTATCTTTAATCTACAGACTAATAAAAGTAATGTAACTAGAATTAATTTATGGAAAGGTGCTTTGGCAATATATAGAAATCATTTTATTAATGGAATTGGATTAGATAATTTTGAGACTGCAATTAGAATGGATCGTTATTTATATAAACCAGTTCTTTCCAAAGCTAGCGCTCATAATAATTTTCTACAGTTAGCAGCAGAGACAGGAAGTTTTGGTGTGATTTCATTTGTATTGTTATTTGGAGTTATTTTAAAGCAATTATATACTTATTATCGATTGGAAAAAAATAATAATTTTAAATTATTATTTTTATCTACTATAGGTTTGGTAGTAAGTTATTTAGTTCATGGTTTAACAGAATATAATCTTAACGATAGATTTGTAGGTAGAGTAGTTTGGTTTATGTTAGCTATAAGTTTGCTATTAGGAAAAAGAACAGACAAAGAAAGGATAGATTGTGAGTATGCAGATAACTAA
- a CDS encoding sulfotransferase translates to MQITKETSKIKLVYIAGIGHSGSTLLDLILGAHDKIESVGEIKNLKRFIVNDKKCSCGQRIDKCCYWGKILKEYQAKLKEKGIKDNIYDFRTYDKKIFLTEKLRAFFDGYEHIFTKKEIREYGYKNYYLFQSIIETTGRDIILDSSKNPYRLALLSLSDLFDIKVIYLFRDGRANLESKKRKANDNQREEASYPGSVSQTLKFIKLSLYVRNILKHYIDSNDIYGLRYKDFTQNCKREIKGLCSFLDIEYQKEILDNNSSTYFGSRERHNIGGNRLRFKQIDQIRYINKWKNNLTFNEKMCFKLLGGSIINKTFDKFQKK, encoded by the coding sequence ATGCAGATAACTAAAGAAACGTCCAAAATAAAGTTGGTTTATATTGCTGGAATAGGTCATTCGGGTTCTACTTTACTTGATTTGATATTAGGTGCTCATGATAAAATTGAAAGTGTAGGAGAAATTAAGAATTTAAAGAGGTTTATTGTAAATGATAAGAAGTGTTCTTGTGGACAGAGGATTGATAAATGTTGTTACTGGGGGAAGATATTAAAGGAATATCAAGCGAAGTTAAAGGAAAAAGGAATAAAGGATAATATTTATGATTTTAGAACTTATGATAAAAAAATTTTTTTGACTGAAAAATTAAGAGCTTTTTTTGATGGATATGAACATATTTTTACTAAGAAAGAGATTAGAGAATATGGATATAAAAATTATTATTTATTTCAAAGTATAATTGAAACAACTGGTAGAGATATAATTTTAGATTCTTCTAAAAATCCGTATAGATTAGCATTACTTAGTTTAAGTGACTTATTTGATATAAAAGTTATTTATTTGTTTAGAGATGGACGAGCTAATCTAGAATCAAAAAAGAGAAAAGCTAATGATAATCAAAGAGAAGAGGCTAGCTATCCAGGTTCTGTTAGTCAAACTTTAAAGTTTATTAAATTGAGCTTATACGTGAGAAATATATTGAAGCATTATATAGATAGCAATGATATTTATGGATTAAGGTATAAAGATTTTACTCAAAATTGCAAACGAGAAATAAAAGGTTTATGTTCTTTTTTAGATATTGAATATCAAAAGGAAATTTTAGATAATAATAGTTCGACTTACTTTGGTAGTAGGGAAAGGCATAACATTGGTGGTAATAGATTGAGATTTAAACAAATAGATCAGATTAGATATATAAATAAATGGAAGAATAATTTGACTTTTAATGAAAAGATGTGTTTTAAATTATTAGGGGGGAGTATTATAAATAAAACTTTTGATAAGTTTCAAAAAAAATAA
- a CDS encoding glycosyltransferase: protein MSKRILFMNTGTGWGGVEKWHYDTALALQKRGYKIFVLGIKDEMFYNKCKEAGLTVANIEHIGDVTFINPFRLYWLVKYLKKNSIDAIFFCQSSHFKYGSLAAKLAGVESIIYRRALAKPIKNKFYNRWLLKYCVTDFMSISEVTRDENLKKIPNDYLAQEKIKLIYKGVKKDKFINPKIISNLREEFGIEDDELIIGNVGRLCRQKAQQYLIEALPIVLKEIDRIRVLLVGGSNDREKLYRKKVKELGLEDKVIFTGFREDIPSILKQLDFMVHTAIYEGGAPWVILEAMMAGVPIVTTDATTIPEFVTDGVNGYLAKNKDPDDIAKNILKMINNSERDKLGQKSAEIAREKFSFEKMVDEIEEKILNK from the coding sequence ATGTCTAAGAGAATATTGTTTATGAATACCGGTACTGGCTGGGGAGGGGTAGAAAAGTGGCATTATGATACGGCTTTAGCTCTACAAAAAAGAGGTTATAAAATTTTTGTATTAGGTATTAAAGATGAAATGTTTTATAATAAATGTAAAGAGGCTGGTCTTACAGTTGCTAATATAGAGCATATTGGAGATGTTACTTTTATTAATCCTTTTAGATTGTATTGGCTAGTAAAGTACCTTAAAAAGAATAGTATAGATGCTATCTTTTTTTGTCAATCTTCTCATTTTAAATATGGTTCTTTAGCGGCTAAACTAGCTGGTGTGGAGAGTATTATTTATCGTAGAGCTTTAGCTAAACCAATTAAGAATAAATTTTATAATCGTTGGTTATTAAAATATTGTGTAACTGATTTTATGTCTATTTCTGAAGTTACTAGGGATGAAAATCTAAAGAAGATACCGAATGATTATCTAGCACAAGAAAAAATAAAGTTAATTTATAAAGGAGTAAAGAAAGATAAATTTATTAATCCTAAAATAATTTCTAATCTTAGAGAAGAATTTGGGATTGAAGATGATGAATTAATAATTGGAAATGTTGGCAGATTATGTAGACAAAAAGCACAACAATATTTAATTGAGGCATTACCTATTGTTTTGAAGGAAATTGATAGAATTAGAGTATTATTAGTAGGAGGAAGTAATGACAGAGAGAAGTTATATAGAAAAAAAGTAAAAGAATTAGGATTAGAGGATAAAGTTATTTTTACTGGTTTTAGAGAGGATATCCCTTCGATTTTAAAACAGTTAGATTTCATGGTTCATACTGCCATTTACGAAGGTGGGGCTCCCTGGGTAATATTAGAAGCAATGATGGCTGGGGTGCCGATAGTAACAACTGACGCTACTACTATTCCAGAATTTGTAACTGATGGTGTAAATGGGTATTTAGCTAAAAATAAAGATCCTGATGATATAGCAAAGAATATATTAAAGATGATAAATAATTCTGAGCGTGATAAATTGGGACAAAAAAGTGCTGAAATTGCTAGGGAAAAATTCTCTTTTGAGAAGATGGTTGATGAGATTGAAGAGAAAATTTTGAATAAATAG